In Sphingobacterium zeae, one genomic interval encodes:
- a CDS encoding rhamnogalacturonan acetylesterase encodes MKKVATVVFFVLFCQVLFAEQIVKEFSFGDTKKQRAVIALKQALPYTEAKGYGFEFFTEKNVRIDRKSKHLFSDKPFYFSVKVPEGNYKITISYDGLSDKPYQSTVRSESRRLQIENQEVVPNKCVQKTFIVHLKDPKISSGGRVELKKPREQQKLDWDDKLTLEFQQTNCISAIRIEAMSNVTTVFLAGNSTVVNQEDEPWASWGQMIPRFFDAGVAIANHAESGLALSSFLSSRRLDKILSVAKKGDYLFIEFGHNDQKQKGEAAGAYKGYSERLHYFVNEFRAKGGIPVILTSTARRLFDQQGNLVHTLGDFPDAARKVAAELQVPLIDLNNKTSIFYEALGVEGSKKAFVHYPASTFPNQENALADNTHFNPYGAYEIAKMVLMGIKENKLVISGNMVDFNGFDPYHPDDFKTWYWPPSLINSVLKPDGN; translated from the coding sequence ATGAAGAAAGTTGCAACGGTTGTTTTTTTTGTCCTGTTCTGTCAGGTATTGTTCGCCGAACAGATTGTGAAGGAATTTAGCTTTGGTGATACTAAAAAACAGCGGGCTGTAATTGCGCTAAAGCAAGCCCTTCCGTATACGGAGGCCAAAGGGTATGGCTTTGAGTTTTTTACAGAAAAAAATGTAAGAATCGATCGAAAGAGTAAACATCTTTTTAGCGATAAACCATTCTACTTTTCTGTGAAAGTTCCTGAAGGGAATTACAAAATTACGATTAGTTACGATGGCTTAAGCGATAAACCCTACCAAAGCACGGTGCGGTCAGAATCGCGTCGGTTACAAATAGAAAATCAGGAAGTAGTGCCAAATAAATGCGTACAGAAAACGTTCATCGTACATCTCAAAGATCCCAAGATTTCATCAGGCGGAAGGGTGGAATTGAAGAAGCCCCGGGAGCAGCAAAAGTTAGACTGGGATGATAAGTTGACTTTGGAGTTTCAGCAAACGAATTGTATTTCGGCTATTCGCATTGAAGCGATGAGCAATGTCACAACGGTCTTTTTAGCAGGAAATTCTACGGTCGTGAATCAAGAAGATGAGCCATGGGCTTCTTGGGGACAGATGATTCCCCGCTTTTTTGATGCAGGCGTTGCTATTGCTAATCATGCCGAATCTGGGTTAGCATTGAGTTCGTTTTTATCCTCAAGAAGATTGGACAAAATTTTATCTGTAGCCAAAAAGGGAGATTATCTATTTATCGAATTTGGGCACAATGATCAAAAGCAAAAGGGAGAAGCTGCTGGAGCATATAAAGGTTACAGTGAACGATTGCATTATTTTGTCAATGAATTTAGAGCAAAGGGCGGTATTCCTGTTATTCTCACTTCGACAGCACGACGTTTATTTGATCAACAGGGAAATTTAGTTCATACTTTAGGAGACTTTCCAGATGCTGCACGTAAAGTTGCGGCAGAACTTCAAGTCCCTTTGATCGACCTTAATAACAAGACCAGTATATTTTATGAAGCATTGGGCGTTGAAGGTTCCAAGAAAGCATTTGTTCACTATCCCGCTTCTACTTTCCCAAATCAGGAAAATGCATTGGCTGATAATACCCATTTTAACCCGTATGGTGCTTATGAGATTGCAAAAATGGTATTAATGGGAATTAAAGAAAATAAGCTTGTTATTTCCGGTAATATGGTAGATTTTAACGGGTTTGATCCATACCACCCCGATGATTTTAAGACTTGGTATTGGCCTCCAAGTTTGATCAATAGTGTTTTAAAGCCGGATGGCAATTAG
- a CDS encoding glycoside hydrolase family 43 protein, translating to MKKQFLVTLFVLLTYLVKAQSPVYLFSYFVDNGADGLHLAYSLDGLKWEPLNQGKPFLTPTVGKDRLMRDPSICQGPDGTFHLVWTTGWWDKIIGYSSSKDLKQWTQQKAIPVMVDEPDAKNVWAPELFYDNATKEYYIIWATTIPGRHKEVPTSASEKGLNHRMYSVTTKDFKTFSKTKLFFDPEFSVIDAAIIQQANKQYMMVLKNENSNPPEKNIRITATKNLAKGFPTTVSKPITGDYWAEGPAPLQVGEYIYVYFDKYRDHKYGAVRSNDGINWEDVSDLVSFPKGVRHGTAFTVNPTVLSNLLALKR from the coding sequence ATGAAAAAACAATTTCTAGTTACCCTATTCGTTCTTTTAACTTACCTGGTTAAGGCGCAATCTCCCGTATACCTTTTTTCGTATTTTGTAGATAATGGCGCTGATGGATTACATCTAGCTTATAGTTTGGATGGTTTGAAATGGGAACCATTGAATCAGGGAAAACCTTTCTTAACACCAACAGTAGGAAAAGATAGACTGATGCGCGACCCCAGTATTTGTCAGGGTCCCGATGGTACCTTTCATCTGGTATGGACAACAGGTTGGTGGGACAAAATTATCGGATATTCTTCCTCCAAAGACCTTAAGCAGTGGACCCAACAAAAAGCAATACCAGTCATGGTAGATGAACCAGATGCAAAAAATGTATGGGCTCCCGAACTTTTTTACGACAACGCGACGAAAGAATATTATATCATTTGGGCCACGACAATTCCTGGTCGCCACAAAGAGGTACCGACTAGTGCTAGTGAAAAAGGATTAAACCACCGGATGTATAGCGTGACGACGAAAGATTTTAAAACTTTTTCAAAAACTAAGTTATTTTTTGATCCCGAATTTAGTGTGATCGACGCGGCCATTATACAACAAGCCAATAAGCAATATATGATGGTGCTGAAAAACGAAAACTCTAATCCGCCGGAGAAAAACATCCGAATCACGGCAACAAAGAATTTAGCCAAAGGATTTCCAACTACTGTCTCTAAACCAATCACAGGCGATTATTGGGCGGAGGGTCCTGCTCCGCTGCAAGTAGGGGAGTATATATATGTATATTTCGATAAATACCGCGATCATAAATATGGTGCTGTTCGTAGTAATGATGGTATCAACTGGGAAGATGTCTCGGATCTGGTGAGCTTTCCTAAAGGCGTTCGTCATGGAACAGCTTTTACGGTAAATCCAACCGTTTTATCCAATCTATTAGCATTGAAAAGATAG
- a CDS encoding bifunctional aldolase/short-chain dehydrogenase — protein MKTYKHVNYLWDDEKAQALRGDEVALLLYRSNILGADLRITNYGGGNTSCKVVEKDPLTGEEVEVMWIKGSGGDIGTLKKSGLAALYLQRLRNLENVYRGLEHEDEMVELFNHCIYDLASKAPSIDTPLHGFLSFKHIDHLHPDAAIAIAAAKDGKKITQELFNGTIGWVEWQRPGFDLGLQLRACLEENPGIRGIMLGSHGLFTWGDTAYDCYINSLDVIEACAEYLEQNYGKKAPVFGGQQVTSLSKEERNAQAAKLAPVLRGFCSSERHMIGHFTDDERVLEFINSNDLERLAPLGTSCPDHFLRTKIQPLVLNLDKSQDLDNVEELKAKLTPLFDGYREMYAQYYESCKHENSPAVRDKNPVIVLYPGVGMFAFAKDKQTARVAAEFYTNAINVMKGAEAVSEYTALPRQEAFDIEYWLLEEAKLQRMPKPKALSGKIALVTGSGGGIGKAIAKKMAQEGAVIVLNDINTERLESSKAEFVAEFGKDAVIATSLDVTNANSIKDALEDATLAFGGIDIVVNNAGLSISKTIEDHTENDWDLLYNVLVKGQFLVTQGVTSLLKGQAIGGDIINIVSKNALVSGPNNTGYGSAKGAQLHLSRLCAAELGPAGVRVNVVNPDAVISDSNIWAGGWAEGRAKAYGITVAELPAYYAKRTLLNQIILPEDIANACFAFVGGLLSKSTGNVLNVDGGVAMAFVR, from the coding sequence GTGAAAACGTACAAACATGTCAATTATTTATGGGACGATGAGAAAGCTCAGGCACTAAGGGGTGATGAAGTAGCTTTGTTATTATATCGTTCAAATATTCTAGGTGCAGATTTAAGAATTACAAATTATGGTGGAGGGAATACATCTTGTAAAGTAGTGGAAAAAGATCCATTGACGGGAGAAGAAGTAGAGGTGATGTGGATTAAAGGGTCTGGTGGAGATATCGGAACGTTGAAAAAGTCAGGTCTTGCAGCGCTTTATTTACAACGTCTTCGCAATTTGGAAAATGTCTATCGTGGTCTTGAACATGAAGATGAAATGGTTGAGTTATTTAACCATTGTATCTACGATTTAGCATCAAAAGCACCTTCTATCGATACACCTTTACATGGGTTTCTGTCGTTTAAACATATAGATCACCTCCATCCAGACGCTGCAATTGCGATTGCTGCGGCGAAAGATGGAAAGAAGATAACCCAAGAATTGTTTAATGGAACTATAGGATGGGTGGAGTGGCAACGCCCAGGGTTTGACCTAGGTTTGCAGTTGCGTGCTTGTTTAGAAGAAAACCCAGGTATCCGCGGTATTATGTTGGGCTCACATGGCTTATTTACTTGGGGAGATACGGCTTATGACTGTTATATCAATTCCTTGGACGTCATCGAAGCTTGTGCGGAATATCTTGAGCAAAACTATGGTAAAAAAGCGCCTGTATTCGGGGGGCAGCAAGTAACTAGTCTCAGCAAGGAAGAAAGAAATGCACAAGCAGCCAAGCTCGCTCCTGTTTTAAGAGGTTTTTGTTCCAGTGAGCGCCACATGATCGGGCATTTTACAGATGATGAGCGCGTATTGGAATTTATCAATTCAAATGATTTAGAACGTTTGGCTCCGCTTGGTACCAGCTGTCCGGATCACTTTTTAAGAACGAAAATTCAGCCGTTGGTATTGAATTTGGATAAATCACAAGATTTAGACAACGTGGAGGAGTTAAAAGCAAAGTTAACGCCCTTATTTGACGGATACCGTGAGATGTACGCGCAATATTATGAAAGCTGCAAACATGAAAATAGCCCGGCAGTGCGGGATAAAAATCCGGTAATTGTTCTCTACCCTGGAGTAGGAATGTTCGCATTTGCGAAAGACAAACAGACAGCACGCGTAGCAGCAGAGTTCTATACCAATGCAATTAATGTTATGAAAGGAGCAGAAGCAGTGAGTGAGTACACCGCTTTGCCCCGTCAGGAAGCATTCGATATTGAATATTGGTTATTGGAAGAAGCCAAGCTTCAGCGTATGCCAAAGCCAAAAGCTCTGTCAGGGAAAATTGCTTTGGTCACTGGAAGTGGGGGTGGTATCGGTAAAGCGATTGCAAAAAAGATGGCACAAGAGGGGGCTGTTATCGTGTTAAATGATATCAACACAGAACGTTTGGAGTCAAGCAAAGCCGAGTTTGTAGCCGAGTTTGGAAAAGATGCAGTCATCGCTACGAGCCTCGACGTAACCAATGCGAATTCGATCAAAGATGCTTTGGAAGATGCTACGCTAGCATTTGGTGGTATTGATATTGTGGTCAACAACGCCGGATTATCGATTTCGAAAACAATCGAAGATCATACGGAGAACGATTGGGACTTGTTATATAATGTACTGGTAAAAGGTCAATTCCTTGTTACTCAAGGAGTGACTTCATTATTAAAAGGCCAAGCAATCGGCGGTGATATCATCAATATCGTCAGTAAAAATGCCTTGGTCAGTGGTCCAAATAATACAGGATATGGAAGTGCAAAAGGCGCACAATTGCATTTAAGCCGTTTATGTGCTGCCGAATTAGGTCCGGCAGGCGTACGCGTGAACGTGGTTAACCCGGACGCCGTTATTTCAGACAGTAATATTTGGGCCGGCGGATGGGCCGAAGGTCGTGCTAAGGCTTATGGTATCACGGTAGCCGAATTGCCGGCCTATTATGCAAAGCGAACTTTATTGAATCAGATCATTCTTCCGGAGGATATTGCGAACGCTTGTTTCGCCTTTGTGGGCGGACTGTTGAGCAAATCTACAGGGAATGTTTTAAACGTTGACGGAGGTGTTGCAATGGCGTTTGTACGCTAA
- a CDS encoding FGGY-family carbohydrate kinase yields MRGKPIPVVAIFDVGKTNKKLFLFNEQYQIVFERSARFLETTDEDGDSCENLESLRLSVFDSLHEVFRKGEFEIKAINFTSYGASFVYIDKDGRPLTPLYNYLKEYPKKLLDSFYAQYGGKDTLALETSSPSLGSLNSGLQIYRIFKLKPVIYKEVKWALHLPQYLSYLISGQAYSDMTSIGCHTALWDFNQNNYHQWVLDTGIIQKMAPIVQGDQLFRATFPGSGYLVGSGLHDSSSALIPYLLNFHEPFVLISTGTWCISFNPFNEQPLTKEELHEDCLQYMTYTGKPVKASRLFAGYEHEEQVRRIANFFQVSTGKFKQIGLQWNIIEKYQALDISDELSAFSSIDLSHFNDYTEAYHVFMMHLVKAQIKATSLVLQNNGVQRIFVDGGFSRNIIYMTLLAQAFPNSEVFGASMAQATALGAALVIHEHWNTQAMPNDMIELRYFRAKQQTHI; encoded by the coding sequence ATGAGGGGAAAACCAATACCAGTAGTCGCTATATTCGACGTTGGAAAGACCAACAAAAAGTTATTTCTCTTTAATGAGCAGTATCAGATTGTTTTCGAAAGGTCTGCCCGTTTTTTAGAAACTACTGATGAAGATGGTGATAGTTGCGAAAACCTGGAGAGTTTACGTTTGTCCGTTTTCGATTCCTTGCATGAGGTATTTCGAAAAGGCGAGTTTGAAATTAAAGCGATTAATTTTACGTCCTATGGCGCAAGTTTCGTCTATATTGATAAAGATGGTCGGCCTTTAACGCCACTATATAACTATTTGAAAGAATATCCAAAGAAATTGTTGGATTCTTTTTATGCACAGTATGGCGGAAAAGATACCTTAGCGTTGGAAACCTCGTCTCCGAGTTTGGGAAGTCTAAATTCTGGATTGCAGATCTATCGTATATTTAAATTAAAGCCGGTAATATATAAGGAGGTGAAATGGGCATTGCATCTTCCGCAATACCTGAGTTATTTGATTTCAGGCCAAGCATATTCTGATATGACAAGTATAGGTTGTCATACCGCACTTTGGGATTTTAACCAAAATAATTACCATCAGTGGGTGCTTGATACAGGCATTATTCAAAAAATGGCACCTATTGTGCAGGGTGACCAATTGTTCAGGGCAACATTTCCTGGCAGTGGTTATCTTGTAGGCAGTGGGCTGCATGATAGTTCTTCGGCTCTCATCCCATACTTGTTGAATTTTCATGAACCTTTTGTGTTGATTTCAACGGGTACCTGGTGCATTTCATTCAACCCATTTAACGAACAACCGTTGACTAAAGAAGAGCTGCATGAAGACTGCTTACAATATATGACTTACACCGGTAAACCAGTTAAAGCATCACGCCTATTTGCGGGTTATGAACATGAAGAACAAGTCAGACGTATTGCAAATTTCTTTCAGGTGTCAACGGGCAAGTTCAAGCAAATTGGGCTGCAATGGAATATTATAGAAAAATATCAAGCGTTAGATATATCGGATGAGCTGTCGGCTTTTTCATCCATTGATTTGAGCCATTTTAATGATTATACCGAAGCTTATCATGTTTTTATGATGCATTTGGTAAAAGCACAGATCAAAGCAACCTCTTTGGTGTTACAGAACAACGGTGTTCAACGCATATTCGTTGATGGCGGATTTAGTAGAAATATAATATACATGACGCTATTGGCCCAAGCTTTTCCAAATAGTGAGGTTTTTGGAGCGTCAATGGCACAGGCTACGGCACTAGGAGCTGCCTTGGTCATTCATGAGCATTGGAATACGCAGGCTATGCCAAATGACATGATCGAGTTGCGCTATTTTAGGGCCAAACAGCAAACGCATATATAA
- a CDS encoding alpha-L-arabinofuranosidase C-terminal domain-containing protein, with the protein MERAIFTLRACSFFLAKAICFFCLFWIFSTPAYAYSSTISEPDSAYLFAYAKDKNAGREGLLYAWSLDGKQWDAIGTELAFVKSDYGRWGSEKRMINPVLFPRNGGGWSCAWQLSPENNGPYAYTFTTDFFNWGRQDYYVELNDLDKSMVSLVNNSLLDREIISINGESLRGTKLKVTWSIIKELIKHYDLALLKQKQWSERSVDDDVRFAGLKPLDVKLTPKIGQSKSISDMLVGVFFEDINYAADGGLYAELIQNRDFEYKLSDKQGHDKNWNEKTAWSMDGSGQFHIDSINPIHPNNKHYARLQGAGILRNIGYDGIALHKNERYDLSFFGRGTAGKGRQLKIRISTQDGKILDEKSLVVDSKNWKKYQLVLTANATCKDAVLEFVFTDRQQLDLDLISLFPQNTFKGRKNGLRKDLAEAIAALNPRFVRFPGGCLAHGDGIDNIYHWSNTVGPLESRVPQRNMWGYHQTVGLGYYEYFQFCEDIGAYAVPVVAAGVPCQNSGAHGHPLGGQQCGIPMEDMDDYIQEVLNLIEWANGDKNSTWGKVRAAAGHPEPFHLKYIGVGNEDLISNVFEERFTMIYNAIREKYPDIQVIGTAGPFFEGTDYVEGWKIADKLSVPIMDEHYYQTPGWFIHNQDFYDKYDRNKAQVYLGEYAAHIEGRASTLEVALAEAAYLTALERNGDIVKMASYAPLLAKDGYTQWRPDLIYFNNTDVNLTPSYYVQQLFGRNNGTEYVPVEASYSNAAVEVQKRVAFSIVKDPKDQSIIIKMVNVLPVAVNMELELAKFNLETEPAVVAQLTGELKSTTAKPEQKSVPVEKLKNQQLPPYSLTIIRIPSRAK; encoded by the coding sequence ATGGAACGAGCTATTTTCACATTAAGAGCCTGCTCTTTTTTTCTTGCAAAAGCAATTTGCTTTTTTTGTCTGTTTTGGATTTTCAGTACACCCGCATATGCCTATAGCAGCACGATTTCTGAACCGGATTCAGCCTATCTCTTTGCTTATGCAAAAGATAAGAATGCTGGTAGAGAAGGGTTATTATATGCCTGGAGTTTGGACGGAAAACAATGGGACGCTATTGGAACAGAACTTGCATTTGTGAAATCAGATTATGGACGTTGGGGATCAGAAAAACGGATGATAAATCCGGTGTTGTTTCCTCGAAATGGCGGGGGGTGGTCCTGTGCGTGGCAATTAAGTCCTGAAAATAATGGACCATATGCCTATACTTTTACAACTGATTTTTTTAATTGGGGCAGGCAAGACTATTATGTCGAATTAAATGATTTGGATAAATCAATGGTTTCGCTTGTAAATAACAGTTTGTTGGACCGTGAGATTATTTCCATTAATGGGGAAAGTTTACGTGGAACGAAGCTGAAAGTTACATGGTCTATAATTAAAGAATTGATTAAACACTATGATCTTGCTCTGCTTAAGCAAAAGCAATGGTCCGAACGAAGTGTTGACGATGATGTACGCTTTGCAGGCTTAAAACCCTTGGATGTTAAGTTAACCCCAAAGATCGGACAAAGCAAGTCCATCAGCGATATGTTGGTAGGTGTATTTTTTGAAGATATTAATTATGCAGCAGACGGAGGTCTCTATGCGGAATTGATTCAAAATAGAGATTTTGAATATAAATTGAGCGATAAACAAGGGCATGACAAAAATTGGAACGAGAAAACAGCTTGGAGTATGGATGGATCGGGACAATTTCATATCGACAGTATCAATCCCATTCATCCCAATAATAAGCATTATGCGAGGTTACAAGGCGCGGGTATACTAAGAAATATAGGCTACGATGGGATTGCTCTGCATAAAAACGAACGCTATGATCTTTCATTTTTTGGACGGGGCACTGCGGGTAAAGGGCGTCAACTAAAAATCCGGATAAGTACACAAGATGGAAAGATCCTTGATGAAAAATCCCTTGTTGTTGACAGCAAAAACTGGAAAAAATATCAATTGGTATTGACAGCCAATGCGACCTGTAAGGATGCCGTATTGGAATTTGTATTTACAGATCGACAACAATTGGATTTGGACCTGATTTCCTTATTCCCTCAAAACACCTTCAAAGGACGTAAAAATGGATTACGTAAAGATTTAGCCGAGGCTATTGCAGCTTTGAATCCACGTTTTGTTCGTTTTCCGGGAGGCTGTTTAGCACATGGCGATGGTATCGACAATATCTACCATTGGTCCAATACTGTAGGACCTTTAGAAAGCCGTGTGCCACAACGCAATATGTGGGGATATCACCAAACTGTTGGTTTAGGATATTATGAGTATTTTCAATTTTGTGAAGATATAGGTGCCTATGCTGTCCCGGTAGTGGCGGCTGGGGTACCCTGTCAAAATTCGGGCGCTCACGGTCATCCATTGGGCGGGCAACAATGTGGTATTCCAATGGAAGATATGGATGACTATATCCAGGAAGTGCTCAATCTGATCGAATGGGCCAATGGGGATAAAAATAGCACCTGGGGAAAGGTACGTGCAGCAGCTGGACATCCAGAACCATTTCATCTCAAATATATTGGCGTGGGTAACGAAGATTTAATATCGAATGTTTTTGAGGAGCGTTTTACGATGATTTACAATGCTATCCGTGAAAAATATCCCGATATACAGGTTATTGGAACGGCGGGGCCATTTTTTGAGGGAACCGACTATGTTGAGGGCTGGAAAATCGCCGATAAATTAAGCGTACCTATTATGGACGAACACTATTACCAGACACCCGGATGGTTTATTCATAATCAAGATTTCTACGATAAATACGATCGGAATAAAGCGCAGGTTTATTTGGGCGAATATGCCGCTCATATCGAAGGACGTGCAAGTACCTTGGAAGTGGCATTAGCCGAAGCCGCATATCTCACTGCATTGGAAAGAAATGGTGATATCGTTAAAATGGCTTCCTATGCACCGCTGTTAGCCAAAGATGGCTATACCCAATGGCGCCCCGATCTTATTTATTTCAATAATACCGATGTGAATTTAACGCCATCTTATTATGTACAGCAATTATTCGGTCGTAATAATGGAACAGAATATGTTCCTGTGGAAGCCAGCTATTCTAATGCTGCCGTTGAGGTACAGAAGCGCGTGGCATTTTCTATTGTTAAGGATCCTAAAGATCAATCAATCATTATAAAAATGGTCAATGTTTTGCCTGTTGCCGTCAACATGGAATTGGAACTAGCTAAATTCAACCTAGAAACTGAGCCTGCTGTCGTTGCGCAGCTCACAGGAGAGTTGAAGAGTACAACAGCGAAGCCCGAACAAAAGAGCGTGCCAGTGGAAAAGCTTAAAAACCAGCAATTGCCACCTTATTCGTTAACCATCATTCGAATTCCATCGCGTGCAAAATAG